In Variovorax paradoxus, a single genomic region encodes these proteins:
- the mobA gene encoding molybdenum cofactor guanylyltransferase MobA yields the protein MTQAPAMPAHAIAPADITGLLLAGGRGSRMGGVDKGLQPFNGEPLALHAIRRLRPQVGALMLNANRNLKDYEAFGARVHADILADYPGPLAGFLTGLVHCRTPWLLTVPCDTPLFPPDLAARLAEAAATGDAEIAMAVAPEASETEGAAPVLRPQPVFCLLRADLLDSLRRYTEAGGRKVQAWAAQHRTVRVPFDRPGDAPDAFFNANTLAELHALENR from the coding sequence ATGACGCAGGCGCCCGCCATGCCCGCGCACGCCATCGCGCCAGCCGACATCACCGGGCTGCTGCTGGCCGGCGGCCGCGGCTCGCGCATGGGCGGCGTCGACAAGGGGCTGCAGCCTTTCAACGGCGAGCCGCTGGCGCTGCACGCCATACGCCGGCTGCGCCCGCAGGTCGGCGCGCTGATGCTCAATGCCAATCGCAACCTGAAGGACTACGAGGCCTTCGGCGCGCGGGTGCATGCCGACATCCTGGCCGACTACCCCGGCCCGCTCGCCGGATTCCTCACGGGACTCGTGCACTGCCGCACGCCGTGGCTCCTGACCGTGCCCTGCGACACCCCGCTGTTTCCGCCAGACCTTGCCGCACGGCTGGCCGAAGCGGCCGCGACCGGCGACGCCGAGATCGCGATGGCCGTCGCGCCCGAAGCCTCGGAAACCGAAGGCGCCGCCCCCGTGCTGCGCCCCCAGCCGGTCTTCTGCCTGCTGCGCGCCGACCTGCTGGACAGCCTGCGCCGCTACACCGAAGCCGGCGGCCGCAAGGTCCAGGCATGGGCCGCGCAGCACCGCACGGTGCGCGTACCCTTCGACCGACCGGGCGACGCGCCCGACGCCTTTTTCAACGCCAACACCCTTGCCGAACTGCACGCACTCGAAAACCGATGA